Genomic segment of Halostella limicola:
GCGAGAGGTACGGGGCGCGGACGACGGCGTCCCCGACGCGGACGCCGTGACGGTCGCCGTCCCGCGTACGCCGCGCATCTCGAACTTCACGGACTTCGAGCCGCTGGCGCGTGAACCGGGCGTGCGCGTGGCCTACGTCCCGCCGGAGACGGATCTGGCCGACGCCGACGCGGTCGTCCTCCCGGGTACGAAAAACACCGTCGACGACCTGCTCGAACTCCGGGAGGCGGGCTTTGGCGAGGCACTCGCCGCCTTCGACGGCCCAGTGGTCGGCCTCTGCGGCGGCTACCAGATGCTCGGCGAGCGGATCACGAACGCGAGCGTCGAGAGCGCGGATCCGCGCTTCGAGGCGACGGAGGAACGCGACGCCGTCGAGGGGTTCGGTCTGCTCCCCGTCGAGACCGAGTTCTCCGCGGACAAGCACGTGACGCGGACGACCCGCCGCCTCGACGGCGCGGGACCGCTGGCGGGGGCCGACGGCGAGGTGTCCGGCTACGAGATCCACATGGGCGAGACGACGGCAACGGGTGAGGTGATGCGGCCGTTCGACGGCCGCGGCGCCACGACGAGCGACGCGCTCGGGACGTACCTCCACGGGCTCTTCGAGAACGACGTCGCGCGCGAGGCGTTTCTGGAGACGCTGTTCGACGGCGAGCGACCGGCGGCGGGGAAGCGTCGGTCGCCGTACGAGGCCGCTGCCGACCTGATCGAGTCGAACGCGGACCTCCATCGGCTCGGGGTCGAAACCGCATTCGAGTGATCCGCGGCCGACCACGGCGGGAGCGATCGACCGCGCAACCCCGAGGGCTCGATGCGTCGCAGCCGAATCGACGGGGCGACAGGTCACCGACTCGGACGATAACCGCGTATCGCGTTATTCGATAACAAGCGTGACGTTTCTTGCCGCCGTCTAGCCAAAAGTATTACATCATCGTACTGTTAACTGGAAGTGTGGTCGTCGCCGCCACGTCGTCTCGCCACACTGCAAGACTGGCGACAACCACGCCAACGGGGGTCGCGGGCACCGCTTTCCGCCGTGCCTGACCCTCGTTCCCTCACCCCACCCCCACGTGCGACGGGAACTCCCCGTTTCACGCTCCGTTTCCCCCTTTCCCCCTTTCGCGACGTCGACTACCGGCGAGTCCGACCGCTACGGAGGGAAAATTTTATCACGAGTAGCATCTGTAAGAATCGGCAATGGTCGAGGCGTTCGCCGTGGCGAGCGGCAAGGGTGGGACCGGCAAGACGACGAGCACGCTCGCGCTCGGCATGGCGCTCGCCGACGAGCACGAGGTGACGGTGGTCGACGCCGACACCGGTCTGGCGAACCTCCTCTTCCACGCCGGGCTGGCGGACGTCGACGTGACGCTGCACGACCTCCTCATCGAGGGGGCGGACGTCGCCGTCGCCGACGCCACTTACGAGCGCTTCGGCATGTCCGTCGTCCCCTGTGGCACGAACCTCGCGGACTTCGAGGCGGCCGACCCCGACCGCCTCCGCGACGTGGTGGCGACGCTGGCAGCCGACGCCGACGTCCTCCTGCTCGACTCGCCCGCCGCGCTGGGGAGCAAGAGCGCAGTTCTCCCGATCGTGCTCGCCGACCGCGTCGTCACCGTCCTCCAGCCGACGATCCCGGCGCTGTCGGACGCGCTGAAAGTCGGCGAGTACGCCCGCTCGTACGGGACCGAGAGCGCGGGCGTCCTCTTCAATAAGGTTCGGGACGAGGAGGCCGTCGACCGCATCGCCGACCGGACCGAGGAGTACTTCGACGGCCCGACGCTGGCGACGGTGCCCGACAGCGACGCCGTCCGCGACGCCCGCGACGCCGGCGAACCCCTGCTGGCCCACGCGCCAGACTCGCCGGCCGCCGCGGCGTATCGGGAGGCGGCCGAGACGCTGACCGTCGACGGCGGCGACTCCGGGGCCGTCGCGGACCGGTTTCGAAGCGCCGTCGTCCCGGACCGCCCATGAAGCTCCCGCGCGGCCGACTCCTGCGTTCGCGCGTGGTGTCCGACCCGGCCACCGCGCTGTCGACGGCGCTCGAGCGCGAACTGACGGGGTACGTCCTCTTCGAACCGCGGGACGCGCTCCTGTTCGACGCCGACGGGCGCGGCGTCGTCACCTTCGCGGACGGTGTCCCCGTGCTCGCGTACCACACCGGCACCGACGCGGGCGGTGCGGCGGCGCTCGCCGACCTCGCTGTGCCCGGCCCGTACAGCGTCGACGTCTTCGAACTCGACGCGGCGGCGCTCGCCGAGGTCCACGAGACGCCCGAGCTACGGGTGTCGCCGGGCTTGCCCGCGGAGCGTCTCGCCGGCGACCCCGCGCTCGCGGACCGGACGCGGGAGGCCGCGCCCGCGGAGCGCCTGGCTGCCGACGGCTCCACGGCGGACGCCAATACGGTCGCCGCGTTCCTCGCGGACGAGTCGAAGATAGAAGCGATCAGAGAGCAGGCGCGAGCGGAGGCGCGCGACCGCGCCGAGGAGTGGGGGCTCGCGAGCGAACTCGAAGACTCACCGCGACCGGTAGCCGACGCCGGCCACGACCAGGGCGGCGACGAGCGCGCCGGCGAGAACGACCGTCAGCGGCACTGACCCCGGTGCGGAGACGCCGCCGTCACCGGATCCGCCGCCATCGCCTTCGACGCGGATCTCGGTCGTCGCATCGCCGACTTCGACGGTGTAGGTCCCCGGCGACTCGACCGACTGGGTGAACGTCACCGTCCGCGGTTCGTTCGGCGGCACCACGACGGAGGCCCGGTCGACCGTCTCGTCGAACATCCGCAGCTCGGTCTCGTAGGTCGAGTTAGCCGGGCCCTCGTTGACCAGCGTCGCCCGGACTTCGAACTCCTCGCCCGGTTCGACCGTGTCGCTCGACAGCGAGAGCTCCTGGGTCCGGACGTCGGGCTGTAACACCGCGACCGCGAGCGGGCCCATGCCGGTGGCGTTCGTCGACCGGATCACGTGGTCGCCGCTGCCGCGCCGCGTCAGGTGGCTGACGCGGTGCCACTCGCCGTCCCTGTACTGGAACAGGGCGACGTTCTCGGAGCGAATGCCGCGGTCGGCGAGCTCCGCGTCGTCGAGCGAGACGAAGTACTGGACGCGGTCCGGCGACTCGTCGAACTGCGGGCTGGTCGGCTCGACGAACAGCAGCGGCTCCTCCGGACCGTCCCCGGCGACGGGGCTGTCCGTCGTCGCGCGGAGGTCGATCTGGAACCACGACTGGTTCGCCGGCGGCGCGACGGCGAGTTGGTCGACGGCGACCCCGCTCGCGTTTTCGGTCGTGAGCGCGGTGTCGAACGTCGCGTTGTCGCCGACGTTGCGCGCCGTCGCGGCGTAGGCGTCGGACCCGTTGGTCGCCACCTGCGTCGACGTCCCGGTACAGGACCCCGGACGGATCGTGACGGGCTCGGACCTGTCGAGCACGTAGTCCTCGCCGTCGGCGCCCCGGAGCCGCCAGGTGTCGACGGTCAGCGACGCCCGCAGCGACGCGTGGTGCGCGTCCTCGTTGAACCCGGCGTCGATCGTTATCGCCTCGTAGTCGCCGCGCTCCAGCCCGCGGAGCGCACCGCCGTCAGTCCGGTTCTCCTCCCAGAACCAGTCGGCGTGGGCCCGCCCGTCCTCGACGGTGAAGTTGTCGTTCCGCGTGTCGTAGTTGTCGTCCTCGACGACCCACTCGGCGCCGTCCGGGAGGCCCGTCATGGTGACGGAGGCCTGCCCGCCGCCGCGCTCGCTGCCGGCCTCCCCGTGGACGAAGACGACGCTACCCCCGTCGTCGCCGTCGTAGAGGAACAGCTGGCTCTCGTCCCAGCGCTGGTACTCGTTGGTCCCCTGGGAGCTGTACAGCCCCGAGTGGGACCCGTACTGGTAGAAGTCACCGACGGAGTCGTCCCCGTCGCCGAACGCCGCCACTTCGACGCAGTCCCCGTTCTGGCTGACCGCGTACGTGTCGACGCCTCCGGTCTCGTTCGGCGGCGCGGCGTCCGGGGCTATTCCGTCCGCCTCCGCCTGCGCCGCCGTCTGCCCGGTCGCGCCCGAGGCCGGCAGCGCGGCGACCGTACTCCCGAGAACGACCCCGACGAGCGCTATCACCGCAACTCTCTGATACACGTCTCTAGATCCCCCCATCGTCTTTCTCACTGAGCCCTCTCAACGTCATCCGTTTTGAAGTCTCGGTCGAGTGGTGTGTTAACTATTCACAGTAGTTGGCGGCTAATGAAACTCGGAGATCGACGGACTGACCGGCCGTTTCGCTGCTTCGGCGAGTTTCGTCGCCCCGCCGGGGTGTCCGACAGGGCCGTCGCGAGGCCCTCGCTACAGCGGGAACTCCCCGCTGGCGATGCTGTCGGCGATCATCGCCATATAGTCGACGTACGGCTCCCAGTCGGACTCCAGCCCCGCTTCGATCTGATGCCGGTGGAGATCCTCCCACACCGTCGCGAGCATGAACGCCGCGAGCGCCCGGTAGAACCGATCGTTCTCGAAGGCGACCCCCGTCGCCTCCTCGTAGCGGGCGACGAGTTCCCGGCGACTGGGGCTGCCGGGACGATTAGTGAACGGCGCGAGCCCCCGTTCGTTGGTCTCCTCCAGGTCCCGCAGGACGTCGTCGTTCGAATACCGCGCGCGAAGCTCGTCGAGCGGCGGCGTCGGGTCGCCGTCGTCCCGCCAGCGGAGCAGGAGGTAGCCGAGTTCGGTCAGCGGGTCGCCGAGAAACGCCGTCTCCCAGTCCAGAACGCCCGCGATCACCGGACGGTCCGCGTCGGCGAACAGGACGTTGCTCGGCCTGTAGTCCCCGTGAACGAGGGCCATCTCCGAGTCCGACGGGGCGTTTCGCTCCAGCCAGTCAGCGACGCTCCGCAGCCTCGGGGGGTCGCGTCCGGTCACCGCCGTCGCCGCGTCGAGTCGGGCAGTGACGCGTTCGACCTGCTCCCGCGCGGTCTCTTGCTCGCAGACGGCCGCGAACGGCTCCGTGTCGACCGAGTGGAGGTCGGCGAGGGTCTCTATCAGCAGGGACGCCACTCTCTCGCGCGCCGCGGGGGTCCGGAACCGCTCGGGCAGCGGGGAGCCGAGCGGGACCGACTCGCCGTCGAGATGCGTCATCACCAGGAACGGGTCGCCGAGAACTGACTCGTCGTCGCAGATCAGCACCGGCTCCGGAGCGTCGACCGCGGTGTCCCGGAGCCGCCGCAGCACCTCGTACTCCTCCCGCAGGTCGTTGAACGACTCCGTGCGTCGCAGCTTGTTCGGCCGCCGGAGCACGTACGCTCGCCCGCCGTCCTCGGTCGAGATCGCGACCGACAGGTTGAGCCCGTCGTGGAGGCCCTCCGCGTCGGCGACGGTCGCCTCGAGCTCCCGCGAGAGATACGACCGGAACGCGGCCGTATCGACGTCCGTCTCGGGATCGGTCATACCCCCTCGTAAACCGCATTTTCATAAAAAGTGCCAGTATTCGTCCGGAATTATTATTTCGCTCGTCTTTCCACGGGGCTGCTATGGAGGAAGCAGACGACGTCGCGGTCGTGACGGGCGCGTCGTCCGGCATCGGCGAGGCGACTGCCAGAGCGCTGGGCCGCGAAGGCTACGCCGTCGCGCTGGTGGCCCGCCGCGAGGACCGACTGGAGGCGATCGCCGAGGAGATCGCGACGAGAACGCTCGTCGTCCCGACGGACGTCACCGACGAGACCGCGGTGGCCGCCATGGTCGAGACGGTCCGCGAGGAACTCGGCGGCGTCGACGTCCTCGTGAACAACGCCGGCATCGCCCGCGGCGGACCGGTTGGCGAGGCCGACCTGACCGAGATGCGGCGGACGGTCCGGGTCAATCTCGAGGGGGTCATGAACGTGACCCACGCCGCGCTGCCGGAGATACTCGAATCGGGCGGCGGCGACATCGTCACCGTCTCGTCGATGAGCGCCCGCTTCCCACAGGAGGGCGGAAGCGCGTACAGCGCGTCGAAGTTCGGCGTCAACGGGTTCTGCCGCTCGCTCCGGAAGGAACTGTCGGACGAGCAGGTCCGGGTGACGATCGTGATGCCGGGGCCGGTCGTCACCGAACTGAACGACTGGGAACACTGGGACGGCCGGCCGATGGCTCCCACCGACGTCGCGGAGAGCATCGTGTTCGCCGTCTCCCGGCCCGACCACGTGGAAATCCCCGATATCACTGTCAACACGACCGACAAGCTCGACTAGACCGCGGAAACCGCGGTCATGCGAAGTCGTCCTCGGCGACCGACTCGTTGCGCCGGACGCAATTCTCGGCAGTTGGCGCCTGCAGTGTGGGCGTGAGCGGCGAAGCTGCGGGTCCGGACCGCCGCGGGTCCGACTACGGTTTCTCGCTGGAGTGCTCGAACACCGTCTCCCGCAACGACTCCGCAGCCGGTTCGACGCTCACGACCCGGCCGTAGAACGCCTCTGTCTCCGGGAAGTGGTAGACGATGGCGTCGTCCAGCCAGTACGTGAGCGCGTTGAACCCGCCCGCGTCGAGGAACTCCTCAAGCCGGTCCTTTCCGAGCATCAGGACGATCATCTCCTGCCGTATCTCGTCGAGGTCGTCCGTGGTGTACTCCTCCTGTAAGTCCGGCCGAACGTAACGGGAAACGTAGCCGGTTTTGTCGTACTCGGCGGCGACCCGGAGGTCGTCGCCGACGTCCTCGACCAGGTCGGTGATCCAGTCCGGATCCTCCCCGCTCATCCCTCCCTCCCGTTCGTTGTGCGTCTGTCTGACCTGTCTCTCATCCGTCCCCCTCCAATGTTCGGCACGTTTCACGGCGAAACGTATAAGGACTTTCTGGGAGCGTTGACACGTTTCCGGGTCGGCAACGGGCAGTCGGAAGCGGGACGCACCGCCATCGGGAACACGACTCGCGTGGGTGGGGCACGTCCCGTGGTCAGGGGACGTGACCGCGATCGCTAGCGGACGGGTCGAAGGACCGGAATACGGCGGCCGGTGTCGATCGGAAGAACGTCGCGATCAACGCTTCCCTGACAACCCGGGTTGCCGCCGGTCGCTCGACCGCCGCTCCTCGATATCGATCAGGGTCTCGTCGAGCGCCCGGAGGACGTCGCGGTCGCGCGGCCCGTCCGACCACGACTGGTCGTATCTCGCGACGTCGAGCCCCACGGCCGCCCCGACCAGCAGGTCCGGGTCCGGTTCGGCGTCGCCGTACCCCCCGTCGTCGAACGTCTCGGCGTACGCGTCGCTCCTGACCCACTCGGTCCACGTGCCCTCGGCACCGGCGCCGAACAGCGCGAGGACGCGCTCGTCGGCGAGCCAGTCGACGGCCTGCTCGGCGTCGGTGTCGGGGTCACCGGGCAGCACGACGAGGTCGGCGTTGTTCGGCGCGCTCGCGGTCGAAACGTCGTCGGGAACGGAGAGGTCGACGCCGCCGTCGAGGTAGACCGCCGTCCGCTGCAGCCGGTCGAACTCCAGGTCGTCGGCCGATTCACCGTCCGGAAGGGCCGCGCAACCGGCTACCGTTCCCGCCAGCGTGGCGCCCGCGGCGGCCAGCACGTCCCGACGAGACCCCGCCGTCCGCGGTCGGCGTTCGTTTCGGTTGCCTCGCATACCGTCACGCACTATCGGGCCTCCTTAAGGAGTCACTGATGCTCAAAGCGACGTTTGACCATACGGGAGAGCCACATGCGGAGAAGATCCGACGCAGGCGAGGAGCGGCCCTGTCGCGCAGCGGACGACGATCGGACGGCGTGGCTACTCCGACGGTTCGTCGCCGGCCGGCGACTCCTGAAGCGCGTCGGCCGCGTCGTCCGACCGGTACATGTTCACGCCGAGACCGGCGGCGAACGTCGCGATCCCGACAGCAACTAACCAGACGAGGTTCGGGTGCTCGATGCCGATGTGTGCCGGAATTACCATACGGCTACTGGCCGTTCGTGGCACTTAATAACGACTCACTTCGGGTCGCGAGACGCCCGTCCGCGTCGCAAGTCAGTCGGTCTCGCTCCCCCGGACGCCGGAGTCACCAGTCGAAGTCGCGGTGGATCCGGCGCCCCTCCTCGTT
This window contains:
- a CDS encoding nucleotide-binding protein; translated protein: MVEAFAVASGKGGTGKTTSTLALGMALADEHEVTVVDADTGLANLLFHAGLADVDVTLHDLLIEGADVAVADATYERFGMSVVPCGTNLADFEAADPDRLRDVVATLAADADVLLLDSPAALGSKSAVLPIVLADRVVTVLQPTIPALSDALKVGEYARSYGTESAGVLFNKVRDEEAVDRIADRTEEYFDGPTLATVPDSDAVRDARDAGEPLLAHAPDSPAAAAYREAAETLTVDGGDSGAVADRFRSAVVPDRP
- a CDS encoding COG1361 family protein encodes the protein MYQRVAVIALVGVVLGSTVAALPASGATGQTAAQAEADGIAPDAAPPNETGGVDTYAVSQNGDCVEVAAFGDGDDSVGDFYQYGSHSGLYSSQGTNEYQRWDESQLFLYDGDDGGSVVFVHGEAGSERGGGQASVTMTGLPDGAEWVVEDDNYDTRNDNFTVEDGRAHADWFWEENRTDGGALRGLERGDYEAITIDAGFNEDAHHASLRASLTVDTWRLRGADGEDYVLDRSEPVTIRPGSCTGTSTQVATNGSDAYAATARNVGDNATFDTALTTENASGVAVDQLAVAPPANQSWFQIDLRATTDSPVAGDGPEEPLLFVEPTSPQFDESPDRVQYFVSLDDAELADRGIRSENVALFQYRDGEWHRVSHLTRRGSGDHVIRSTNATGMGPLAVAVLQPDVRTQELSLSSDTVEPGEEFEVRATLVNEGPANSTYETELRMFDETVDRASVVVPPNEPRTVTFTQSVESPGTYTVEVGDATTEIRVEGDGGGSGDGGVSAPGSVPLTVVLAGALVAALVVAGVGYRSR
- a CDS encoding phosphotransferase family protein, which codes for MTDPETDVDTAAFRSYLSRELEATVADAEGLHDGLNLSVAISTEDGGRAYVLRRPNKLRRTESFNDLREEYEVLRRLRDTAVDAPEPVLICDDESVLGDPFLVMTHLDGESVPLGSPLPERFRTPAARERVASLLIETLADLHSVDTEPFAAVCEQETAREQVERVTARLDAATAVTGRDPPRLRSVADWLERNAPSDSEMALVHGDYRPSNVLFADADRPVIAGVLDWETAFLGDPLTELGYLLLRWRDDGDPTPPLDELRARYSNDDVLRDLEETNERGLAPFTNRPGSPSRRELVARYEEATGVAFENDRFYRALAAFMLATVWEDLHRHQIEAGLESDWEPYVDYMAMIADSIASGEFPL
- a CDS encoding SDR family oxidoreductase is translated as MEEADDVAVVTGASSGIGEATARALGREGYAVALVARREDRLEAIAEEIATRTLVVPTDVTDETAVAAMVETVREELGGVDVLVNNAGIARGGPVGEADLTEMRRTVRVNLEGVMNVTHAALPEILESGGGDIVTVSSMSARFPQEGGSAYSASKFGVNGFCRSLRKELSDEQVRVTIVMPGPVVTELNDWEHWDGRPMAPTDVAESIVFAVSRPDHVEIPDITVNTTDKLD